The sequence AACTTGATCACTGTTTGCATGGAATGCTAAGGTTCACACTACAGTATGTGCATCTGTGTTGGGTCTTCTTTCAGAGACATGTTTTTCAGAAGCTGTACATGTAAAATCACAACTATTGTTTTGGAGCTATCTAAGATTAAAGGTAGCTGTAAGCATCCAATTTGAACTCTGATTGTACTGATGCTGACTTTATGTTTTACTCCTTAAAGGAGCCCAATCCTATATGCTAACCGTAATATTAGCACACTCATGCAAATGAAAAACAGCCTGAATGGGAATGGTCGTACAGTACATGTAAAGCCATAAACATGATATTGGTGGGACTAATTCTACCCAATATTGATCTGAGAAGTCCACACCCACCTTTGGTATCACAAGTTTAAACAACAACATGCACATGACACCATTTCTTGTCAAAAACAGCCTATTATGCATTTGAGCAATGCTAAACCATCAAGCCAACATTATGTTTTGAAAATGAGACTCATTTTATTAGAAAGCACAGTATTTcctgattgttgtattagagtaggtaactCTCTATTACAGTTCCTGTGAGATGATATTCAGCCAATAAACAGTCATTTTACATACTTTGTATATCAAATAATTATCGTGCAATAGTTGCTTTCTATCTTTAACATACGTGTAattaaatgtttgaaaattgCATTTATTAGGtagcataatgcttgatgcttttgctaacctatcaagggcggatccagggtttggcaaggggtTGCACCAGGGTAAGGGGGTGGgggggtgcaccagggtagtGGGTTTATGGAGCAGGAGGTCTGGGCAGCCCCCCAGAAGTTAAAACTGTTTCAGGACTAAAATTTTTGATATTGAGTGCTTAATTTATGCACAAATCAaactgctttctaagtggactacattgatcaagagttgcaTAGTGATAAATGACAGTCtcatgagtagttcagctagctaCAGTTCTAGATTATGGACCTAAAGAATGACACACACTAGACCATAATTTTCATTTGGCAAAGTATTCTTAGCAGGCTAAGTGTACCATGCATGGGAGTCAGAATGCTGCAGATGCTAATTTCTCATACTCAGCAACTATGGATGATTAGTGTTGCATGTGGTGACTGTCGATCTGCTACTGcctccaggggcggatctaggattttttgaaagggggggcaaggggacaaaggtaactagccagacattagaagatatccatccttctcacaaggccctataGTTGTAAgatcatgtagtatccatgatcaaattagctatttggaatagtgactacattaatgtgcaaagcacactagcatgccaacctaggggggtgggggcatgccccccccaggaaatttttgaacatTAGGCCCTcgaggtgaatctgagagtatttttagcagtttttcagtggaaaataatggaatttgagtttattatatatatatatatatcattcaaattttacttttccattaaatcaagactgattgcaatatgcattgagtatagctatcatgcatgcatgatagtcttttcatttgtagctaccaagcatttagatatagctaggtATAcgccataatgcatcagctcctcttctaatcagctaaatctgtgaggcagaaacatgtatagctaatgGATGTTGAATGTCACAGTTATTAGCATGCATGCTtcttagcctagtgacactttgttagccatgtgtactgaaaagcagaatgcagtgaagagTACtaatagctattagctagtctattggcaatccttagcaaagtgcaactatatttgcatttatgggctttctgaatttgctgttgtgatagtcaacttattttaTCTGCCGGGTTATGAAGACGGAATTATAcgctagctacaaatgccagcactATAACCAACAGCAtagggtcatatcagaaggtaactgatacagattttacattcaaagacaaaagtgggtgaatatgctatagtatAAAACTGCaaattaccaaaagactacacagtttgctaaatggctgagttggtagctatcTACTGAAGCTGATATATCTAACATTActaattaaaccaactaacacttttgaatcatataaaatataaaaaccacactaatcacctcgcatagccatagtggaaaacactgctaatcatctgaataaaacaaaacccacaattaaaacttttgtaactggagatgcaacccacaattgcAACTTGTCTATGAAGAActcttgttattgttattgaggaaaaggaagctatattctcctggaacagagttggaCAATAGGTATacttacatagacattatttgtgttggtagtgatgcatagttcctgaaataagtctgcttttgatgcacatagaagatttagggttttacTGGCCAAGCACTAACTTATaaaggaaaggggggggggggggggctacagcccccctagtcccccccctaaatccgcccctggcCTCTATACTCAAATTTGCACCAACATAAATAGCACAAGCGTAGTAATGATTTTAGATTGGTTTTGCAGTGAACTTTTGGTAAGGGGTTACAATGATTTTATTGTACTGTACTATGCATGAGAGAATCAAAATGCAGAAATCTGCTGTATTTTTATGCTGTTTCAACGGTGCTGCTGTGTAGAAAGTACAGTGCAGTTACATGGAAGATACTCCATTAAAAAATGCAAAACAATCAAACAAATGGCATGGTTGATAATATGCTTGACAATGCAAAGCACTGAATCTCAGCCTAACTATTACTGGATTATATTATGGACATTTACTTACCTGATAGTCTGATAGCTAAAAACTGAAGCAGTTTGAACACTTTAATATAAAGCTCCCCCTTTGCTTGTGTGCACCATGCCAACTAAGGTAAGCAATTTAAAGTAGCAAGGCAACTTTTGTAAGCAGTGATAAGACACAATCAGTTAACATTGAAAACAGGACAGTGATTGAGAATGTGTTTCTTACATGTGTTTTGTAATTCCATCACGTTTAACTGATACAGAATCTGATGAGAGGAAGTTACTTGGCCATACTATAGCACGGCTGAAAGGAAAATATGCAAATGTAGTTGAAAGAATAAAACGCATCTTTGAGGAGAAGAATTACAAAATTGATCAGCTTATTTTAAACTCGTGTGCCACTGATGAGGAAAACCAAACCATATTTTCAGCTGAAGATGCTTTTGTCAAAATTAAAAAAACACAACTAGTAAGTATCACTACTACTCCCGGACCAGGTAGCTATATACAGCATTATTAACAGCAGTTCAATTCATTTCTTACCATTGCATATTATAATAAGGCCTTAAGATTGAATAGTATCCAAAAACTACATTGAATTCAAGTCCGAATGCTACCCTCAAAATCGATTGAAGGGATACTATAATGCGGTAATCTTATGTGTgcataataatttaaaaatgttATGAAAAGTATTAATTATGTCAGTGATAATTACTATGTTATAACATCTTTCACACCAACACAATTTTGAGTGTTCCTTGGGCTCCAGGAAAACCACATCAATTTTAATAAAACAtttattacataataatattattttcattGTATTGGTCAATTGAACAACAGTTCATGACATACGTAATGCTATGCTATATATTATCaatgtaattttaaaaatatttattggGTCAATAAAACAGTAACGTATATACATAGCTTCCTTGCAATCAATGATAAAAGTTACAGTAAGCAGCTTTTCATGTTCCTTCAATCATGTTATTTGTGCATTACTTAGTTATTTTGGTGTATTTATAATTGATATAGTGCCAGATGAGGTGCAATTACATGCTCGTACCATCACAAGATTGAAAGGAAAATATGCAAATGTTGTTGGTAAAATAAAGTGTGCTATTGAACAACAGAAATATGACACTGATCAACTGATTTTAAACTTGTCATCAACTGATGATGAAAATCAAACAATATTTTCCACTGATGAAGCTTTTGTCAAAATAACGAACACAAATCAACTATTTCTCTGGATTGGTAAATATTGTAGCATGTATGATTATGAGTTGTTACTGGCACTTGTCGAGTCCACTGAGTGTAAAGAAGCCATAAAACTACTGGATGATTTTTCTAAAGAGCTGCATTCTTCCATTTTGAAAGACCTAGACTTGTTGTCTGAGGATGGAGAGTTACGAGATATCAAGAGTTTCATACCAGGAACTCACAAACTAGAAATAAAGTATGTTGGAGGTGATTTTACCTTAAAGGCAAAAATAGGTATTCAGAGCATTTTGTATGAGTGTTTTCATCTTAAAAGAGGATCAATCATTTTCCGAGGTGCACAAGAAGGCTGTGTTACTTTTATATATCAGATCTCTGCAACAGTGAAGTCTCACTTGTCACAGTATCAGATGTCTCCTCAGGATGCTAAAAAGCTGGTAGATTTTAAAATCAGATACATAAAAGTTGatgatactcaaatagaaataTCTCCAGGAATAAAGCAGGTAAGTAGAGTATGTACTCCAATTGTGCATCTGTTGTGCAGATGATCTAAATCATAAGAAAACTGTAATTGCTACTGCTGCTATAGATGTACATCTAGAAGCTTTACAGTAGTATTGTATGTAAGTATAGTAGTTGTATCATGGGCCCAAGTGATTTACCTGTGTGTACCCAAGCTCAAAGGCACAGGCCCAAGGGCATGGGTGTACATATTAGGCAAATCatgagggcacgtgatacaactggtATGTATCATGACGGGCaattaatcacccaagccaatatgaggcTGACCActgatttattatatagaccaactataaaattcaattatgggtcagcacaACTAATGTTGTGACTAACATGAGCAGGCAAGCTGAGTCCTAAGGtatcatggaaaagtttaatTAAGCAATTTCACAAGTATTTTAAAACCACTGCATTGTTTTACACACTGTTTACAACGTTTAGTAAACATCTATAaggccaccaattgtagattccttgtttcctgtcacctgcCCGCATGGTATTTATAAAGttgcatgcaaatttattattgcatttgatatATAGTCACATGGCCTAAATATTACTACTGGTAGGGAGTTGTGTGGTCATGTCATTGGGATGAAGACTAGTGTTGTGGTGTTTTATTGGATAGGTGGACTCTGATGCAAGCTTCAGATGTTATGTTATTTAGTGCATAGCTCCGAATATATACTAGCAGTGGATCTCTTCAAGTAGCCTTAGTGAAACTTGAGATACAGTAATGAACGCAAGTCCCATTCTCTATTAATGTACCATTCGGAAAATTCGCACTGTTGAAGTTGATGGCACAGAGTCAGGCTAGTGCTAGTGTCACCACAAGCAAGACAAATGCCTTTCTGGCTGCGCAAGAAACACGAGGGGTCTGCACCACTTCGAAGCTAACCTTCTAGAGGTTTGAATCTTGTTGAATCCCAGCAAAATCATATCTTTCAAATCACTAGATCTGAGAGAGAAAAAAGCATAtccttgatattaaataatagattttaacaatataataaataatagtcGCCCGCCTGCATGGTGTTTTTTGTCTGACtaggacaggaaacaaggaatttacaattgttggcctAAGGATAAGCTTTGGTGTAGAGCGGTTATCTCATAGTACAGGATGTTTGTAAGACAATAACAAAATTGTTTATTAGCAAATGGTGTGTGTTACTCAAAAAGTGGGTGTAGTCCGTATTCGAAAATGCGGCGAAATGCTTGTGAATATGATATAGCAtcagttctcaccttaaacaaCTTTTCTATACTCATGATCATGGATGGAAAGGGTGACAAATAACTTCAGTTAAGTGCTGTAGCTAGCTAGGATGCAAAATTTGATGCATAGCTTTCATCACATGACCAATCATacattcccacaatcgattttgacTCAAGtttttataaaaataaattgtcagtactgctcccacatcaaggccatagtacttttaaaatgtaccatagccaacCTAAATGTACCACGGagagccagggtttataagatatgtaccctggaatatgcatttgaagttaggtggcttcatggtacatttgCTATTGTGCATGATGAGAAGTGTTAATATCAAAAGAATTCGTGTAAGGTGATGTCTATGGACTTTTGTTATCCAAATATCTAAACCTTTAACATTAATAATCATGTCATTCTTATAATACTATAGGTAGTTTCTCGAAGCAAAGATCGTACTTCTAGTGTCGTTCATTTGCACAATTCCTTTGGAAACACAAACATGTTATCCAACCAACTTGAAAAAATTATTACCTCTCTGAGTCCTGAAGATCTAGAGGCTACCTTGTCAACACTGAGGAAGATCTTTGACAATATTATTCAACACCCAAATGATGACAAATATTGTCAAATCAAACTGGCCAACAAGACTTTTAGCAGTAAAGTGTGGAGGTATCCTGCTTGTGAGGAGTTGATGAAGATGAGT comes from Dysidea avara chromosome 4, odDysAvar1.4, whole genome shotgun sequence and encodes:
- the LOC136254117 gene encoding uncharacterized protein; translation: MSWRQLGVQLEIEDHLLRIIEKDHPRDCEECCSKMLQQWLDSNSSASWEVLASAVNAMVDDAAANSPRPIQQLQHPLHEISTDSSTVPDEVQLHARTITRLKGKYANVVGKIKCAIEQQKYDTDQLILNLSSTDDENQTIFSTDEAFVKITNTNQLFLWIGKYCSMYDYELLLALVESTECKEAIKLLDDFSKELHSSILKDLDLLSEDGELRDIKSFIPGTHKLEIKYVGGDFTLKAKIGIQSILYECFHLKRGSIIFRGAQEGCVTFIYQISATVKSHLSQYQMSPQDAKKLVDFKIRYIKVDDTQIEISPGIKQVVSRSKDRTSSVVHLHNSFGNTNMLSNQLEKIITSLSPEDLEATLSTLRKIFDNIIQHPNDDKYCQIKLANKTFSSKVWRYPACEELMKMSGWIVEDDHVRLRDDSHVLIVSQLLKSLCVQKDISQSQFSSSDSIVTKYSVGEYKALISAVLNGNISDIQSLLKPRNISTSGRI